Proteins encoded in a region of the Dehalococcoidia bacterium genome:
- a CDS encoding MBL fold metallo-hydrolase: MSKIAEVAEGIYLIDPEKKGDFCFSYLISGKKPALVDPGPTAQVEIILEAMERDLKFRPESLSYIIPTHVHVDHSGGAGYLAGKLPKTKVVAHERGKRHLADPSRLIEASKKAFGPNFQNELGPISPIPEDRLITVQDGEKLNLGNRDLEVIYSPGHASHHLCFYESLSKGIFCGDALGMYLPGVETVIPIAPDGFDLEPALQSVSKIRGFDPQLLFYPHYGVGREVNRLLQLQEEELRCYRDIILEALQANEDEEQIIRRLEAHIRDSISTRLNYDRKDINLAITVSGYRGYFKKKGLI; this comes from the coding sequence GTGAGCAAGATTGCAGAAGTAGCTGAGGGGATTTACCTGATCGACCCGGAGAAAAAAGGGGATTTCTGCTTCTCGTATCTCATATCAGGAAAAAAACCGGCTCTCGTCGATCCGGGACCCACAGCTCAGGTAGAGATCATCCTTGAGGCCATGGAAAGGGATTTGAAATTCCGTCCGGAATCGCTTTCGTATATCATTCCAACACATGTCCATGTAGATCACTCCGGGGGCGCTGGTTATCTGGCGGGGAAATTACCGAAAACCAAAGTGGTTGCCCATGAACGCGGTAAGCGGCATCTGGCCGATCCTTCAAGGCTCATCGAAGCGAGCAAAAAGGCCTTTGGCCCGAACTTTCAGAATGAGCTAGGGCCAATTTCACCGATTCCAGAAGATCGGCTGATCACGGTTCAGGACGGTGAGAAACTGAACTTGGGGAACCGGGACCTAGAGGTGATCTACTCTCCGGGACATGCTTCTCATCATCTCTGCTTCTACGAAAGCCTGAGTAAGGGTATTTTCTGCGGGGATGCGCTCGGAATGTACCTTCCCGGAGTGGAGACGGTGATACCCATCGCCCCGGATGGTTTCGATCTGGAGCCGGCGCTCCAAAGCGTTTCAAAAATCAGGGGATTTGATCCTCAACTCTTATTCTATCCTCACTACGGCGTCGGGAGAGAGGTGAACAGGCTGCTGCAGCTCCAGGAAGAAGAGTTGAGGTGTTACAGGGATATCATTCTGGAAGCCCTGCAAGCAAACGAGGATGAGGAGCAAATCATTCGGCGTCTCGAAGCCCATATCAGGGACAGTATCTCAACCCGGTTGAATTATGATCGCAAAGACATTAACCTTGCCATAACAGTTTCCGGGTACCGGGGATACTTCAAAAAGAAAGGGCTGATATAA